A genomic segment from Saprospiraceae bacterium encodes:
- a CDS encoding ATP-binding protein, producing the protein MLKNPTPKQIAVFTALFICLFVTIMGFVLVGLLALGTPKVIVYLLGPLMVFASAYLVTIYYLKKYIYRKVKLIYKTIHKHKRSPEEKASTIDIESDIIGEVEKEVEKWAIAREEEIDKHNAWADYRRKYIGDISHELKTPIFNIQGYLHTLLDGALYDDEINLSFLKRAAKNVERLHTIVEDLSAISRLESGNLVLDTVSFDIKELAQEVFEDLEIKASEKNVTLSFKEGAEHSFRVRADRDSIRQVLTNLLHNSIKYGKANGRTKVGFYDMESNILVEVADNGIGIPKEHLDHVFDRFYRVDKSRSRAQGGSGLGLSIVKHIIDAHKQTINVRSAANLGSTFGFTLEKA; encoded by the coding sequence ATGTTGAAGAATCCTACACCCAAGCAAATAGCGGTATTTACAGCATTATTTATTTGTTTGTTTGTCACCATTATGGGATTTGTCCTGGTGGGTTTATTAGCCTTGGGCACACCCAAGGTGATCGTTTACCTTTTGGGACCATTGATGGTCTTTGCGTCTGCTTACCTGGTGACGATATATTATTTGAAAAAATATATCTACAGAAAGGTTAAACTTATCTATAAAACGATTCATAAACACAAACGATCACCTGAAGAAAAAGCCTCTACCATTGATATCGAATCTGATATTATCGGTGAAGTGGAAAAAGAAGTGGAAAAATGGGCGATTGCTCGGGAAGAGGAGATCGACAAGCACAACGCTTGGGCGGACTATCGGCGGAAGTATATTGGGGATATTTCCCATGAGTTGAAGACACCTATTTTTAATATCCAAGGCTACCTGCACACCTTATTGGATGGGGCTTTATACGACGATGAGATTAATCTTTCCTTTCTAAAACGGGCAGCCAAGAATGTAGAACGCTTGCATACTATTGTTGAAGATTTAAGTGCGATTTCCAGGTTAGAGTCAGGCAATCTGGTGTTGGATACCGTCTCCTTTGATATCAAGGAATTAGCCCAAGAGGTGTTTGAAGATTTGGAAATAAAAGCTAGCGAAAAAAATGTCACGCTCTCTTTTAAAGAGGGGGCTGAGCATAGTTTTCGAGTGAGAGCCGACCGAGATAGCATTCGACAGGTGCTCACCAACCTTTTGCACAATTCGATTAAATATGGAAAGGCCAACGGCCGAACGAAGGTGGGTTTCTATGACATGGAATCCAATATTTTAGTGGAAGTTGCCGACAACGGCATTGGAATACCTAAGGAACACCTCGATCATGTCTTTGATCGTTTTTACAGGGTTGATAAAAGCCGTTCGCGCGCCCAAGGAGGCTCCGGTTTGGGTTTGTCCATTGTAAAACATATTATTGACGCCCATAAGCAAACCATTAATGTACGAAGTGCGGCCAATCTGGGCTCTACTTTTGGCTTCACCCTCGAAAAAGCTTGA
- a CDS encoding ABC-F family ATP-binding cassette domain-containing protein — translation MITVTDIFVKYGDRILLDHISVVIGERDKVGLVGRNGAGKSTLLKIIAGDLRADEGNITRPSGSSLGFLHQEMNLPKGKTVKDEALSGFGDMKELERKMEELNKEIAERTDYESDSYTKRLEEFSALNDRFLLLGGGSMEAEAEKVLKGLGFKSSDMTRLTDEFSGGWQMRVELAKMLLQKPDYLLLDEPTNHLDIESIIWLEHFLTDYPGAVIIISHDKQFLDNTTKRTVEVELGKIYDYKAKYSDYIAMRAERREKMQAAFDNQQKVIAEKERTINRFMAKATKTKMAQSMKKQLDKIDRIEIAAEDTAGMNLRFPPAPRSGEIVLEVKGLVKSYGDLNVLDKVDLKLDRGDRVAFVGQNGQGKTTLAKIIIQQLNKTAGELKLGHNAQIGYYAQNQSETLQSNLTLLETMEQASPPEMRTRLRNILGAFLFSGEDAEKKVTVLSGGERARLALACLLLKPFNLLVLDEPTNHLDIISKDILKKALLDYDGTLVVVSHDRDFLADLTTRTIEFRDKQLFDHIGDVNAFLEKRALDNMRQVELTQKGSAKKEEVGQVPKIELTFEERKRLTRAVQNAEKKIERLENEITALELEIAAPSFYQNPDGAKVMEKYKGKKQELEAALMEWEEAQEVLENAIEE, via the coding sequence ATGATTACTGTTACAGATATTTTTGTGAAATATGGAGACCGGATTTTACTGGATCACATCTCCGTAGTGATAGGTGAAAGGGACAAAGTAGGGCTTGTGGGAAGAAATGGTGCCGGTAAATCAACGTTGTTAAAGATTATTGCAGGGGATTTGCGAGCGGATGAAGGCAACATTACCAGGCCTTCGGGAAGCAGCTTGGGCTTTCTTCACCAAGAAATGAATTTGCCCAAGGGTAAAACGGTAAAAGACGAAGCCCTTTCCGGCTTTGGTGATATGAAGGAACTGGAGCGGAAAATGGAGGAATTAAATAAAGAAATTGCTGAACGCACTGATTATGAAAGTGATTCCTATACCAAACGCCTAGAAGAATTTTCAGCGCTCAACGATCGTTTCTTGCTGCTAGGCGGAGGATCCATGGAAGCCGAGGCCGAAAAAGTGTTAAAAGGACTTGGTTTTAAGAGCAGTGATATGACTCGTCTCACGGATGAATTCAGTGGGGGATGGCAAATGCGGGTGGAATTGGCCAAGATGTTATTGCAAAAACCTGATTATCTGCTGCTGGATGAGCCGACCAACCACCTGGATATTGAATCCATTATTTGGTTAGAGCATTTTTTGACGGATTATCCCGGAGCGGTGATTATCATTTCGCATGATAAACAGTTTTTGGATAATACCACCAAGCGTACCGTTGAAGTGGAATTGGGAAAAATTTATGATTATAAGGCAAAATACAGTGATTATATTGCGATGCGCGCCGAACGAAGGGAGAAAATGCAAGCGGCCTTTGATAACCAACAAAAAGTAATTGCTGAAAAAGAGCGCACCATTAACCGCTTTATGGCCAAGGCTACGAAAACCAAGATGGCCCAATCCATGAAGAAACAGTTGGACAAAATAGATCGGATAGAAATAGCTGCCGAGGATACCGCAGGGATGAATTTGCGTTTCCCACCGGCACCCAGATCTGGCGAAATTGTCTTGGAAGTCAAAGGCCTGGTAAAAAGTTATGGCGACCTCAATGTCCTAGATAAAGTCGACCTGAAATTAGATAGAGGGGATCGAGTTGCCTTCGTGGGGCAAAACGGGCAAGGGAAAACCACCCTGGCCAAAATTATTATTCAACAGCTTAATAAGACAGCGGGAGAACTAAAACTGGGACACAATGCACAGATTGGCTATTATGCCCAAAACCAGTCTGAAACCCTGCAATCCAATCTCACCCTCCTCGAAACCATGGAGCAGGCTTCCCCTCCTGAGATGCGAACGAGGCTACGCAATATTTTGGGGGCCTTTTTATTTAGTGGGGAGGATGCCGAAAAGAAGGTGACAGTTTTATCCGGTGGAGAACGCGCGCGCCTTGCCTTGGCTTGTTTACTCCTGAAACCCTTTAATTTATTGGTACTGGATGAGCCAACCAACCACTTGGATATTATTTCAAAGGATATCCTGAAAAAGGCCCTCTTGGATTATGACGGCACTTTGGTTGTTGTCTCTCACGATAGGGATTTTCTGGCTGATCTGACTACCCGAACGATAGAATTCCGGGACAAGCAATTGTTTGACCATATCGGCGATGTGAATGCCTTTTTGGAAAAAAGGGCGTTGGATAATATGCGCCAAGTAGAGTTGACCCAAAAAGGCAGCGCCAAAAAAGAAGAAGTTGGGCAGGTTCCCAAAATAGAATTGACTTTCGAAGAACGAAAACGACTCACTAGGGCAGTTCAAAATGCGGAAAAAAAGATAGAGCGCCTAGAAAATGAAATTACTGCCCTCGAATTAGAGATAGCAGCTCCTTCATTTTACCAAAATCCAGATGGGGCTAAAGTTATGGAAAAGTACAAGGGCAAAAAGCAAGAATTGGAAGCGGCCCTTATGGAATGGGAAGAAGCCCAGGAGGTGCTGGAAAATGCGATAGAAGAGTAG
- the moeB gene encoding molybdopterin-synthase adenylyltransferase MoeB encodes MEAYSFDKAELARYARHFAIPDFGLEGQEKLKNSSVLVVGAGGLGSPLLLYLAAAGIGKIGIVDFDVVDLSNLQRQVLYTVADIGQSKAVLAQQKLLALNPHLDIQVYQEAFTRENALQLVAQYDVVADGTDNFPTRYLVNDACVLTGKVNVYASIFRFEGQVSVFNLPDAEGNRGPNYRDLFPEPPPPDMVPNCAEGGVLGVLPGIIGSLQACEVIKVISGVGEPLSGRLFLFDAAAFSTRVLKFPKNPHTTITELIDYYAFCGIHHTKESMVNEMDISVQDLWRMAQAKEDYQLLDVREPYEFATDHLGGQLIPLDELPTKLHLLPHDKKLIVHCRSGARSKKAVKMLRDNGFKQAYNLEGGILAWREVFGV; translated from the coding sequence ATGGAAGCATACAGTTTCGATAAAGCAGAGTTAGCCCGATATGCTCGTCATTTTGCTATTCCTGATTTTGGTTTGGAAGGGCAAGAAAAACTAAAAAATAGTAGTGTTTTGGTCGTCGGCGCGGGTGGCTTGGGCAGTCCATTGCTCCTGTATCTGGCTGCAGCAGGAATAGGCAAAATCGGCATTGTCGATTTTGATGTGGTTGATTTGAGTAATCTACAAAGGCAGGTGCTATATACCGTGGCAGATATTGGTCAGTCCAAGGCCGTTTTGGCACAACAAAAGCTCCTAGCGCTCAACCCTCACCTTGATATTCAGGTTTACCAGGAAGCATTTACCCGCGAAAATGCGCTGCAATTGGTTGCCCAATACGATGTGGTGGCAGATGGCACCGACAACTTTCCCACCCGCTATTTGGTTAATGATGCTTGCGTATTAACCGGGAAGGTAAATGTTTATGCTTCTATCTTTCGATTTGAGGGGCAGGTCTCCGTCTTCAATTTACCAGATGCCGAAGGAAATCGAGGGCCAAACTATCGCGATCTTTTCCCCGAACCACCTCCGCCTGACATGGTCCCCAATTGTGCAGAGGGTGGTGTTTTAGGCGTACTGCCCGGCATTATTGGTAGCCTACAGGCTTGCGAAGTCATCAAGGTAATTAGTGGCGTGGGAGAGCCTTTGAGTGGACGTTTATTTCTCTTTGATGCAGCAGCTTTTAGCACTCGCGTTTTAAAATTTCCTAAAAACCCTCATACAACCATCACGGAGCTGATTGATTATTATGCTTTTTGTGGTATCCATCACACCAAGGAATCCATGGTAAATGAGATGGATATAAGTGTCCAAGATCTTTGGCGAATGGCCCAAGCAAAGGAAGATTATCAGTTATTGGATGTTAGGGAGCCCTATGAATTTGCCACCGATCACCTCGGTGGCCAGCTTATTCCATTGGATGAACTGCCCACTAAGCTCCACCTCCTTCCACATGATAAAAAACTCATCGTTCACTGCCGCAGTGGTGCCCGCAGCAAAAAAGCAGTAAAGATGCTGCGGGATAATGGCTTTAAGCAAGCCTACAACCTGGAAGGAGGAATCTTGGCCTGGCGGGAGGTTTTCGGGGTTTAG